One part of the Parasphingorhabdus sp. SCSIO 66989 genome encodes these proteins:
- the rplL gene encoding 50S ribosomal protein L7/L12: protein MADIEKLVEQLSELTVLEAAELSKALEEKWGVSASAAVAVAAAPGAGGGDAGGAAEEKDEFEVVLTGDGGKKIQVIKEVRAITGLGLGEAKALVEGAPKTVKEGATKDEAEEIKSKIEAAGGTVELK from the coding sequence ATGGCTGATATTGAAAAACTCGTCGAACAGCTTTCCGAGCTGACCGTTCTTGAAGCTGCTGAGCTGTCCAAGGCTCTGGAAGAAAAGTGGGGCGTTTCTGCTTCTGCTGCTGTGGCTGTTGCTGCGGCTCCGGGTGCTGGCGGCGGTGACGCTGGCGGCGCTGCTGAAGAAAAGGACGAATTCGAAGTCGTTCTGACCGGCGACGGTGGCAAGAAGATCCAGGTGATCAAGGAAGTTCGTGCGATCACCGGTCTGGGTCTGGGCGAAGCCAAGGCTCTGGTCGAAGGCGCTCCGAAGACCGTCAAGGAAGGCGCGACCAAGGACGAAGCCGAAGAAATCAAGAGCAAGATCGAAGCTGCTGGCGGTACCGTCGAGCTCAAATAA
- a CDS encoding DUF4386 family protein — protein MMSNSLSENRAGGLAALFCALSYIFGFGLFLGVLDRSGYDGLSGDLAFALDNQAAMVMAMIILYLAFGVALAVLVIALHRRMASDNDFTLQIATSFGLVWVGLVLASGMTGLVGLQSVARMALEEPQAAATIWSSIGIVQSALGGGIELVGGLWMLLICVAAIRDKLLPAWLNWPGILIAIAGICTFIPGMGDLAAIFGLGQILWFTGLGVHMLRRPAMVLTT, from the coding sequence ATGATGAGCAATAGTCTTTCGGAAAACCGCGCAGGCGGTCTTGCTGCCCTGTTCTGTGCACTCAGCTATATCTTCGGCTTTGGCCTGTTTCTCGGCGTGCTCGACCGCAGCGGTTATGATGGCCTGTCGGGCGATCTCGCCTTTGCCCTCGACAATCAGGCCGCAATGGTGATGGCGATGATCATATTGTACCTCGCCTTTGGTGTCGCACTGGCTGTTCTCGTTATCGCGCTTCATCGCCGCATGGCATCGGATAACGACTTTACCCTGCAGATCGCCACCAGCTTCGGCCTTGTTTGGGTCGGACTGGTGCTGGCCAGCGGCATGACCGGCCTGGTCGGGCTGCAAAGTGTAGCAAGGATGGCGCTGGAAGAACCACAAGCCGCAGCGACCATCTGGTCGAGCATTGGCATAGTCCAGTCCGCTCTGGGTGGCGGGATAGAGTTGGTGGGTGGGCTGTGGATGCTGCTGATCTGTGTCGCCGCAATCCGTGACAAGCTGCTGCCAGCATGGCTTAACTGGCCGGGCATCCTTATCGCCATCGCGGGTATCTGCACGTTCATTCCAGGCATGGGTGATCTGGCGGCGATATTTGGACTAGGTCAGATTCTGTGGTTTACAGGGCTAGGCGTACATATGCTGCGCCGTCCGGCGATGGTTTTGACGACGTAA
- a CDS encoding helix-turn-helix domain-containing protein: MPITVKLDDLLHDKRMTLTELSEEVGLTMANLSILKTGKAKAIRFSTLEAICAVLECQPGDLLGYKEGDDEQ, translated from the coding sequence ATGCCGATTACCGTAAAGCTCGACGATCTGCTGCACGACAAGCGCATGACACTGACCGAATTGTCAGAAGAAGTCGGCCTCACCATGGCCAATCTGTCCATCCTCAAAACCGGCAAAGCCAAAGCGATCCGCTTTTCAACACTGGAAGCAATCTGTGCGGTGCTCGAGTGCCAGCCGGGTGATCTGCTCGGTTATAAGGAAGGTGATGATGAGCAATAG
- a CDS encoding DUF2975 domain-containing protein — translation MSISEHEIIKNDAVLKIARVIIIFAQWVTIFAGIAIVLAIPFLFIFSGPMLEGLAEVFVNKPDILLISAIAGFMAAGVFTLILAYFFIQRLRMIVESVSEGDPFIPVNAVRLRGMGLAILAIQALSFFGQFIFAGVIAAYGGVQASADVDFEINAEIPLQGILLGLLLIVLARVFDHGAAMRSDLEGTV, via the coding sequence ATGTCGATATCAGAACATGAGATAATCAAGAATGACGCGGTGCTGAAGATCGCGCGCGTCATTATCATTTTCGCGCAATGGGTGACCATATTCGCCGGGATCGCCATCGTGCTGGCTATCCCCTTTCTGTTTATTTTTTCTGGCCCCATGCTTGAGGGCTTGGCCGAAGTCTTTGTCAATAAGCCGGATATCCTGCTGATCTCGGCTATTGCTGGCTTCATGGCCGCCGGCGTGTTTACTCTCATCCTGGCCTACTTCTTTATTCAACGCCTTAGAATGATCGTGGAATCCGTCAGCGAGGGCGACCCGTTTATCCCGGTGAATGCGGTGCGGTTGCGCGGCATGGGGCTGGCGATATTGGCGATACAGGCGCTCAGCTTTTTCGGCCAATTCATCTTCGCGGGCGTGATTGCTGCTTATGGCGGCGTGCAGGCATCGGCCGATGTCGATTTTGAAATCAATGCCGAAATACCACTTCAGGGCATTTTGCTCGGCCTGCTGCTGATCGTACTAGCCCGTGTGTTTGATCACGGCGCGGCGATGCGCTCTGATCTGGAAGGAACGGTCTGA
- the rpoB gene encoding DNA-directed RNA polymerase subunit beta yields the protein MASKAKNPAERLIPTAKKRIRKIFGDIHEVIRMPNLIEVQRESYEQFLRSDPSIGYVSGLEKTLRSVFPIRDFAGTAELDFVHYELEDPKYDMEECRQRGITYAAPMKVTLRLIVFEVDTETESRSVLDIKEQDVYMGDMPLMTHNGTFIVNGTERVIVSQMHRSPGVLFDHDRGKTHASGKFLFAARVIPYRGSWLDFEFDAKDIVNVRIDRKRKLPVTALLFALGDAVLKLTDQKGKFKVGDEVRVSGVRKPLEVVAVEGDLLTVKDPVGAIEIGGTVDIPESSNSATISRIVKQGMDQEDILHYFYDTVTYERGSKKAGDGWKIPFAAEAWRGQKPTFDIVDAKSGEVVFAAGQKITPRAANKAEKDGLKELLIPTEEIYGRYSARDLINEKTGEIYIEAGDEVSVENLEKLEAAGIESLELLDIDHVTTGAWIRNTMKADKSENRDMGLDAIYRVMRPGEPPTRETAESLFEGLFFDGERYDLSAVGRVKLNMRLDLDAPDTHTTLRKEDILAVVKTLVDLKDGKGEVDDIDNLGNRRVRSVGELLENQYRVGLLRMERAVKERMSSVDVSTVMPNDLINAKPAVAAVREFFGSSQLSQFMDQTNPLSEVTHKRRVSALGPGGLTRERAGFEVRDVHPTHYGRMCPIETPEGPNIGLINSLASFSRVNKYGFIETPYRKVVDGKVTSEVVYLSAMEEQKHTVAQANADLNDDGSFADEFVSAREAGEFLIAPRDAITLMDVSPKQLVSVAASLIPFLENDDANRALMGSNMQRQAVPLVKAEAPFVGTGMEATVASDSGAAIAAKRAGIVDQVDATRIVIRATGAVDAGKSGVDIYRLQKFQRSNQNTCINQRPLVKVGDVIEEGDILADGPSTDMGELALGKNSLVAFMPWNGYNYEDSILISERIVKDDVFTSIHIEEFEVMARDTKLGPEDITRDIPNVGEEALRNLDEAGIVYIGAEVHPGDILVGKITPKGESPMTPEEKLLRAIFGEKASDVRDTSLRLPPGVAGTVVEVRVFNRHGIDKDDRAMAIEREEIERLAKDREDERSILNRATYNRLRDMLVGQTATGAPKGFKKGSEITADNLEEVEKHEWWKFAVADDARQADLEAVKQQYDDAVTLINEKFEDRRDKLERGDELAPGVLKMVKVFVAVKRKLQPGDKMAGRHGNKGVISRILPQEDMPFLEDGTPVDIVLNPLGVPSRMNVGQIFETHLGWAARGLGQQVTQALEDWRHANPDPEAASPPDAVKERLKIVYGDDYHDEIEKRSDAEIVELAGYLKNGVPMGTPVFDGAREGDVSTMLERADLDASGQVDLFDGRTGDRFDRKVTVGYIYMLKLHHLVDDKIHARSIGPYSLVTQQPLGGKAQFGGQRFGEMEVWALQAYGAAYTLQEMLTVKSDDVVGRTKVYESIVKGDDSFETGIPESFNVLVKEMRSLGLNVELKSFDDAEDDEDGDSAGELPEAAE from the coding sequence ATGGCAAGTAAGGCGAAGAATCCCGCGGAACGGCTTATCCCGACCGCGAAAAAGCGTATCCGCAAGATTTTCGGTGACATCCACGAAGTGATCCGCATGCCGAACCTGATCGAGGTTCAGCGCGAGAGCTATGAGCAGTTTCTGCGCTCCGATCCTTCAATCGGCTATGTCTCCGGCCTGGAAAAAACGCTGCGCAGCGTTTTCCCGATCCGCGATTTCGCCGGCACCGCCGAGCTCGATTTCGTGCATTATGAGCTCGAAGATCCGAAATATGACATGGAAGAATGTCGCCAGCGCGGCATCACCTATGCCGCCCCGATGAAGGTAACGTTGCGCCTTATCGTGTTCGAGGTCGACACCGAAACCGAAAGCCGCTCCGTGCTCGATATCAAGGAGCAGGACGTTTATATGGGCGACATGCCGCTGATGACGCATAATGGCACGTTCATCGTCAACGGCACCGAGCGCGTTATTGTCAGCCAGATGCACCGTTCGCCTGGCGTGCTGTTTGATCATGACCGCGGCAAGACCCATGCTTCGGGCAAGTTCTTGTTCGCCGCGCGCGTCATTCCTTATCGTGGTTCCTGGCTCGACTTTGAGTTTGATGCCAAGGATATCGTCAATGTCCGTATCGACCGTAAGCGTAAGCTGCCGGTTACCGCGCTGCTGTTCGCGCTCGGCGATGCTGTCCTCAAGCTCACCGACCAGAAGGGCAAGTTCAAGGTTGGTGACGAAGTTCGCGTTTCCGGCGTCCGCAAGCCGCTCGAAGTGGTTGCGGTTGAAGGCGATCTGCTGACCGTGAAAGACCCTGTTGGCGCCATCGAAATTGGCGGCACCGTCGATATTCCGGAAAGCAGCAACAGCGCGACCATCTCGCGCATCGTCAAGCAGGGCATGGATCAGGAGGATATCCTCCACTATTTCTATGACACTGTGACCTATGAGCGCGGCTCGAAAAAGGCAGGCGATGGCTGGAAAATCCCGTTCGCTGCCGAAGCATGGCGCGGCCAGAAGCCGACTTTCGACATTGTTGATGCCAAGTCCGGCGAAGTTGTCTTCGCGGCTGGCCAGAAGATCACCCCGCGCGCTGCCAACAAGGCGGAGAAGGACGGCCTTAAAGAGCTGTTGATCCCGACCGAAGAGATTTATGGCCGCTATTCCGCGCGTGACCTGATCAACGAAAAGACCGGCGAGATTTATATTGAGGCGGGTGACGAAGTCAGCGTCGAAAATCTCGAAAAGCTGGAAGCGGCGGGCATTGAAAGCCTCGAGCTTCTCGACATTGACCATGTCACCACCGGCGCATGGATCCGCAACACCATGAAAGCTGACAAGTCGGAAAATCGTGATATGGGCCTTGACGCGATCTACCGCGTGATGCGCCCCGGCGAACCGCCGACGCGCGAAACTGCGGAATCGCTGTTTGAAGGCCTGTTCTTCGACGGTGAGCGTTATGATCTGTCGGCTGTTGGCCGCGTCAAACTCAATATGCGCCTCGATCTTGATGCGCCGGATACCCACACTACGCTGCGTAAGGAAGATATCCTTGCCGTGGTCAAGACGCTGGTCGATCTCAAGGACGGCAAGGGTGAGGTTGACGATATCGATAACCTCGGCAACCGCCGTGTCCGCTCGGTCGGTGAGCTGCTGGAAAACCAGTATCGCGTTGGCCTGCTGCGCATGGAGCGTGCGGTCAAGGAGCGTATGAGCTCGGTTGATGTGTCCACCGTGATGCCGAACGACCTGATCAACGCCAAGCCTGCAGTTGCCGCGGTGCGTGAGTTCTTCGGCTCTTCGCAGCTGTCGCAATTTATGGACCAGACCAACCCGCTGTCGGAAGTCACGCACAAGCGCCGCGTTTCGGCCCTCGGTCCCGGCGGTCTGACGCGTGAACGTGCCGGCTTTGAAGTCCGCGACGTTCACCCGACGCACTATGGCCGTATGTGCCCGATTGAAACGCCTGAAGGCCCGAATATCGGTCTGATCAACTCGCTGGCGTCGTTCAGCCGGGTCAACAAATACGGCTTTATCGAAACGCCGTACCGCAAGGTTGTCGATGGCAAGGTCACCAGCGAGGTGGTCTATCTCTCGGCGATGGAAGAGCAGAAACACACGGTTGCGCAGGCCAATGCGGACCTGAATGATGATGGCTCTTTTGCCGATGAGTTTGTCTCGGCACGTGAAGCCGGCGAATTCCTGATCGCGCCGCGCGATGCCATCACCCTGATGGACGTTTCGCCGAAACAGCTGGTTTCGGTTGCGGCCTCGCTCATTCCGTTTCTGGAAAATGATGACGCCAACCGCGCATTGATGGGATCGAACATGCAACGTCAGGCGGTGCCGCTGGTGAAAGCCGAAGCGCCGTTCGTCGGCACCGGTATGGAAGCCACTGTCGCCAGCGACTCTGGTGCGGCGATTGCGGCCAAGCGTGCCGGTATTGTCGACCAGGTCGATGCAACGCGTATCGTGATCCGTGCCACCGGCGCGGTCGATGCCGGCAAGTCGGGCGTCGATATCTACCGTCTGCAGAAATTCCAGCGTTCCAACCAGAACACCTGCATCAACCAGCGCCCGCTGGTGAAGGTGGGTGATGTGATCGAGGAAGGCGATATTCTTGCTGACGGTCCATCCACCGATATGGGCGAACTGGCGCTCGGCAAGAACAGCCTCGTCGCGTTCATGCCGTGGAATGGCTATAACTATGAGGACTCGATCCTGATCTCCGAGCGGATTGTGAAGGATGACGTCTTCACCTCGATCCATATCGAGGAATTTGAGGTCATGGCCCGCGACACCAAGCTGGGCCCAGAAGACATCACCCGCGACATTCCGAATGTCGGCGAGGAAGCGCTGCGCAACCTCGACGAGGCGGGCATTGTCTATATCGGTGCCGAAGTGCATCCGGGTGATATTCTTGTCGGCAAGATCACGCCAAAGGGCGAAAGCCCGATGACGCCCGAAGAGAAGCTGCTGCGCGCTATCTTTGGTGAAAAGGCTTCGGACGTTCGCGATACCTCGCTGCGTCTGCCTCCGGGTGTTGCCGGTACCGTGGTTGAGGTCCGCGTGTTCAACCGTCACGGCATCGACAAGGATGACCGCGCAATGGCGATTGAGCGTGAAGAAATCGAGCGTCTCGCCAAGGACCGCGAGGACGAACGCTCGATCCTCAACCGTGCGACCTATAACCGTCTGCGCGACATGCTGGTCGGTCAGACCGCCACCGGCGCGCCAAAGGGCTTCAAGAAGGGCAGCGAGATCACCGCTGATAACCTCGAAGAAGTCGAAAAGCATGAATGGTGGAAGTTCGCGGTTGCCGATGATGCGCGTCAGGCAGACTTGGAAGCCGTCAAGCAGCAATATGACGATGCCGTCACGCTGATTAACGAGAAGTTCGAGGACCGCCGTGACAAGCTGGAGCGTGGTGACGAGCTGGCTCCGGGCGTGCTGAAAATGGTCAAGGTGTTCGTCGCGGTGAAGCGCAAGCTGCAGCCTGGCGACAAAATGGCCGGTCGTCACGGCAACAAGGGTGTGATTTCGCGCATCCTGCCACAGGAAGACATGCCGTTCCTTGAGGATGGCACGCCGGTGGACATCGTGCTCAACCCACTGGGTGTTCCGAGCCGTATGAATGTTGGTCAAATCTTCGAGACCCATCTCGGCTGGGCCGCGCGTGGTCTCGGCCAGCAGGTGACCCAGGCGCTCGAAGACTGGCGCCATGCCAACCCTGATCCAGAAGCGGCGAGCCCGCCCGATGCGGTGAAGGAGCGGCTCAAGATCGTCTATGGTGATGACTATCATGACGAGATTGAGAAGCGTTCGGACGCTGAGATTGTCGAGCTTGCCGGCTACCTCAAAAACGGTGTCCCCATGGGCACGCCGGTATTTGACGGTGCACGCGAGGGCGATGTCTCGACCATGCTGGAACGTGCCGATCTCGATGCGTCGGGACAGGTTGATCTGTTCGATGGCCGTACCGGTGATCGCTTCGATCGTAAGGTGACCGTGGGCTATATCTATATGCTCAAGCTGCACCATCTGGTTGATGACAAGATCCACGCCCGTTCGATTGGCCCCTACAGCCTCGTCACCCAGCAGCCGCTGGGCGGTAAGGCGCAATTTGGCGGCCAGCGCTTCGGTGAGATGGAAGTCTGGGCGTTGCAGGCCTATGGCGCCGCCTATACGCTGCAGGAAATGCTGACGGTGAAATCGGACGATGTTGTCGGCCGCACCAAGGTTTATGAGTCGATCGTCAAGGGTGACGACAGCTTTGAAACCGGCATTCCCGAAAGCTTTAACGTTCTGGTCAAGGAGATGCGCTCGCTCGGTCTCAATGTCGAACTCAAATCATTTGATGATGCCGAGGACGACGAAGATGGCGACAGCGCAGGCGAATTGCCCGAGGCTGCGGAATAA